The Camelus dromedarius isolate mCamDro1 chromosome 31, mCamDro1.pat, whole genome shotgun sequence DNA segment CTCTCAGCCTCCCTGTGTCACAGAGGGACATCGAAAGGTGGGTCCCAGGCCAGCCACAGACCCTTCCAATCACTCCTCCCTGCCTTGCCCGTCACCAGCTAGGCAGGCCAAGGCCCATGGCTCACCCTCCATCCCTTCTTTCTGCCCCATCAACAAAGCTGAGACCCATTTAAAATTGCCTCAGAGTTCTACAACCATCATCACACTCATGTTTAAAGTATCTTCATCACCCCCTAGAGAGCCCTGCACCCATACTCCCCTGATGCCTTCCAGTCCTGGGCAACCATtcatctactttctgcctctatggattggCCAGAACATAGGACATTTCACATACATGGAATCACACAAGTGGTCCTTTGTGCCTGGCCTCTTCCACACAGAatcatgttttcagggttcatccatacTGGgcatgtatcagtgcttcattccttttcatggccgaataatattctgttgtatggatacacccccattttatttatccattcatcagtgatGGGCACTCGGGGTGTTCCCACTTGTTGGCTATTATGGAGATCGCTGCTGGGAATCTTTATGTACAggtttgtgtgtggacataagctttcatttctttggataCACACCTGGGATACGGTAACTCCAGGTGTCAGTTTTGGGGactgccagactattttccaaagcaactgtatcattttacattcccatctgCAGAGTATGAGCGTTCTAATTTTTCTACATTCTAACCGACATTTGTTGTCACCTGTCTTTGGTTCTAGCCAACTAGTCCAGCGCCCACTGGGGTCCCTCCAGCATCCACCCCTCTCCGTGCTGGGGCCTCTTCActtgctgcctctgcctcctccccacagaTCTTGGCCTGCCTGGGTCTCTTCCATCGCTCGAATGGCATCTGTCAAGTCCCTTCCCAGGAGACCAGCCCCTTAGAAAAAGGGGGTGACAGGGAGGTTACTCTGTCTCCCCCGGACTTACTCTCTCTGACCATCCCACTCACTCGGCTTGCCCACCCAGACCAGTGCTGCCCACTAGAGCCCTCTGTGGCTGTGGCGATGTTCCCCATCTGGGCTGCCCACTGCCACGGCCGGGGGCCGCTGGTGGCTTTTGTGCGCTTGGATGTGtccagtgtgactgaggaactgaattctgaATTTCAAGGACCACATGCGGCTAGTGACTGCCATACTGGACAGCACGGCCTGATGCAAAGGACCTGCAAACAGGGCCTGGCCCCGGGTTCGCACGTGTATTCAatgagtggaggaggggaggctgaCCCTAAGTGCATCCCTCTGATTTCCTCAAACCTTCTTCCCATCAGGCCCTGGACCAAGCACTTGACTGCACGTTATTTTGTGACAAATCTCCAGCTAGTCCGTGAGGCAGGCAGGAttcccattccacagatgaggacactgaggctcagagaggtctgGCAAGGTGCCtggagtcacacagctggtaattCACAAAGCTAGGTCTGCCGAATCCCAGGTCTGCCGCATTTGCAGTCCAGGGCTGTTTCCAGGAAGAAGCCAAATCATGAACGTATAGAGGGCTCATCTTCCTAATAAAGAACTCATTCTCTAAAAGAAAAGTGGCGGAACTTCCACAGGTGACGGGAAGGAATTGCAAATGGCCACACACACAGTGACGAGATGAGGGAGACTCATTTGGAGCAGGGGGTACGTGAGCTCCAGAAGCCTGATAACCCGGCCGGCTGGCAAGGCTGAGGGGAGACGGGGCCCCatcgttgctggtgaggatgacATGGCAGAGCTCCACTGCAGGGCGAGCCAGCACAGTCCTGCAGAATCCCAACTCCCGTCCCCCTTGGACGGGCAGCCACTTTTCTGGACCCAGGGATATTACCCACATGTGTGCGAAATGACATAAGGACCTGGATCGTCAATAGTAAGAGATGGGAAATAGCACCCAACTCCACCACACACAACCAAAAACAATGAGGACGCTCGCTCTCTGTGCGCTGAATCCACAAGCTCTTCAAGATGcgttatatgaaaaaaaaaaaggcaggtggCAGATCTGTGGGTTCAGCAGTGACCCCCCATCCAAGAATCCCCAGGGgtgcttttttattttggggggttagtgaggtgctgggaattgaactaTCTTTGGGGCTATCTTTGGGGCTGGGACAAAATTTTGATCAATGttaagtgagaaagaaagagagagagcaggaggaagggagggagggaggaatcaCTAACTGCCATCACACCCTGTGTGGGGTACATGAGCCGAACTGGCTGTCAATCAAGACATCTTCACCCAAGGCAGCAAAGGTGTATCTCAAGATGCTCAATGAAGCTCTAGAACTCAaatcaacccaaatgtccatcaacaagactctggataaaaaaaatgtttgggcTCAGTCCCATAATAAAAGACTTTGCAACCATGAAAAACAATGGGATTAGGTATGCACTGTTTTTTACTGCTACATTTAAGAAAGCAAGTTGTGAGATTTTCAGGAGAATGCAGCCATGTTTTCATAAAACAGTATGTGTTTATCTCTCTGTGTCAAGCCCTGGGTTCTCAGCGTTGGAACTACGCACATTTGGGGCAGGACCATTCTCTGCgatggggctgtcctgtgcattgcagaaTACTGGCTAGCATCCTTGGTCTCCACTCACCACATGCCAGAAGTAAACTCTTCCCCGGTTGTGAAAACAAAAACTGTCTCAAACTTTGCCAAACGTGCCCAAGAAGTAAAGCTGCCCATGGTTGAGAACCATGAACAGGGCCTGGGTGTGCTGCAGACTCATTTTGGGGAGCATTTCCTTCTAAACCACGTGTTTCTatcacattttaaattgtgcTCAAGCATTCATTACTTTtgcaataagaaaaatacaacagttataaataaatacatagggaggaaaggtatagctcagtggtagaacacatgcttagcatgcacaaggtcctgggttcaaaccccagtacctccattaaaaaaaaaaaaagaataaacggTAATATTgcctataaaatttaaataaccaataaaggctttaaaattttctaaataaatacatatatgatgGTAAGCCACTCTGTAATACAGGAGAATCCCCAAGGATATAAAAAACCGTAACTGGATGCATCTGGGGACGGGAAAGGGAAGGGGGTCCAAGGGGACACTTTTCTATATACGTTATACACTCTTGTGAGGTTTGAATTTTCAGCAACCAACATTTTGTATTTCTGcattgctctttatttttcaaaggtcAAGAACCAGAGATCCTGGAGCAGGACAGAAGAGGAACGGGGAGCTGGTCCAAGGATTCCCAGTCCCTTGGTGAGAAAACAgaccccctggcaaccagcacTTGTGGGGCCCTGGCACCCCGGGCAGGCATCCAAGGCACGCAAGGCCGGGGGCCCCCTCCGCAAGGCCCCAACTCTCCCGCTGCCAGCGCGCCCCGGAGCGAGGCACTGGCACCCAGATGAAGTGTCACATTTCCATGGCCTCTCCCCTGGCCCACGTTCCCACAACAACAGCCTGGAGTTGGGGGGGCACCCTTCTCGGAGCCCATCTGCTGGGCCCCCTGCGTATTCGGCCCGTGCCGGGCATTTAGGTCCTCTCAGCCTGATAGCAGTGCTTCGAGGAAGGAATCCTCGTTAACCCGgaggtgggaaactgaggctcggggagTGCCAAGCGCCTGCTTTCCACGCAGCTGAGCTGTTGAGATTCCAACGCAAGCCTGAACGCGGTCATTGGAAGAGACGTGGGTTCAAGGCCCGACTCCACCACTTACCCACTCTTAACCATAGATGAGTTCtcttattgtttaatttccacagcATCCCCTTCTAGGTTGGATGGCGGGGTGACGGGGAGGGACACTAAGTCAGATTCCACACTGCCCCCAGGGCATGCCATGTTTTTTCCCACCTCTGAGACTCTGCACAGGCTGTGCACCCACCAAGAATGCCCTCAGCTGCCCTCATCAGCTCATCCAAATTCACATCCATCCCTCAAGGTGGGCTCAAGCCAGCCCCTTCTCTGGGACGCCTTCCTGGGCTGCTTCTCTCCAGTGCCACACTCTGCACCATATCATTTCCGGGCTGGCTATTCATCACCATGTCCCATCTCTGCACAGGGATCTGAAGCACCCTGAGGACAAGGCTCCATGCCTCAGATTTCTTCCCTGTCTTCACGATCCCTCATTCCACCGAACACTCGGGTACCAGGCCAGAACTGGGTGCAAACACTAGTTTTGCCACTtggtgctgtgtgacctgggataagttactgaacctctctgagcctcagctttgtCCATCTGCACTAGATGATGGTACCTGCAGCAGATGTTGTGGGCGCTCTGCCCAACACTCAGGGACACACTGATGCTGTGGGACGATTTTTCTCTCCAGCACTGAGTGTGGCACCAGCCAGGTTAGAGGAGTCTGAACATTAACAGCCCCAGAGACAGCCTCAAGCAAGGACAGAAGGGGACTGGGAAATAAATACTCCAGGTTCCCTGCCCCTTGGGCAGGGCCACGCCGAGGTGACCTGCGCTGATTCCCAGCGGTCTCCAGTGCCCACAGTGGCACCTTTATCACCTGCCTTCCCTCACCTGCATGACTTCTCTGCTCCgcccccacccagctcccctGGGAGTCATCTTCTAAAACAACTTGCAAGGGGCTGCTTTTGTGGAAACCCGAACCACGACACTCCCTCTTTTGTGGGACCATCGTGAGGGTCACGTAAGATCGCTCATTtgctcattcaacaaacacttcttGAATGGTTCACAAAACGTCAGGCAGGATGCTGAATTCTGGGGATACAATAATGAGCTTGCTGCAACCTACAGGaagacagcaggtgctcaataaatgataccgggtgaggggaggagggtatagcttggaggtagagtgtgtgcctaataggcacaaggtactgggttccatccccagtacctccatttaaaaaacacaaactaccccccaccaaaaaaagtatacagtgcatgtcaattatacctcaattttttaaaaaactggaagaaaaaaaaaagaacgatttgaaaaaaaaatttttaataaataaatgatacctGGCATCATTGTTCTAGGCCAGAAGTTTCAAATTGGTAGCCCACAGGCTGTAGAGAGCTGGGACACGAGCATTGTTTGGAATAAACAgcgtttgtttggttttttttttggctttttttttttagtaagttgTCCTCATTTCATGATGGGGGTGCAGAttacacacaaaaatctgttttgttttgtcttgttttctgaTTCTCTCGTTAAGTCTTTCTCACTGGTCAAGAACCAGCGGGGACTGAGCAGTGGTTGTTCCCTGTCACATTAAGGCATGAGCTCTCCATTTGCCACAATCCCTACCTTTCCCTAGCGTCTCACACCCAGCCAGACTCCACTCATTTCCATACCCACCTGGCCCAGGTAGGTTCTGATTCTGAGGCCCCTGGCCTGCACGTTTAACCAACGTTTGACAAAACTGAAACGGCCTTCGTACTCACCTTTTGACTGTCTCGGTTCCCCAACTCCTGCCGGCAGGGCTGCATCTTGGTCTCTTTGGCCTCCGGACTCTCCCTGGGGAGGCTGGGCCTCCCTTTGAGCTGCTCTCGCCTCCTCTCTCTGGCTTCCTGCATGACGGACAGGCCCTCTTGGATTCTGACCGGGGGGCCTTTCTCAGAACAGGCCCTCCTGACATCCAGCAGTGACCTTCCCCAGTCCTGTGGGTTGTCACCCCATTGGGCCAcactgccctcctctcccctcccgaGGGATGTCCTCGGGGCCCCTGTCTTCTGGCCAGCGGGGGAGGACTTGGGCGGCACACAGTCCCCACTGCCTGGATCCCCCCAGCTGGTGGTGGGCTTGGACTCGGCCGGGTGATTCTGGCCCTTTGCACCATGATGTTTACTAGCAAAGGCCTTCTGTTCATCTTCAGCTACTCTCAGACCTTTTTTCCTGGGAACTGCGGGGCCAGAAGAGGCCCCTGGAGACCTCTCAGGGGCAGCTGGGTGCGGCAGAGCCCACAGGGGAGGGCTGAACTTGGTGTCTGTGGGTGTCCCCGGGGTCTCCGCCGGCTGCTTCCCCGAGCCAGGGGTGGAACTGGAGTTTATTTCGGCAAAACTGGCTTGTTTCCGGGGTCCCTCCGCTTCAGGGCCCCCCTTCAGGCTCCTCCGTCTCCAATCCACGGCGCCTTGCTGGCCAGGCCTCTCGGGGTTCGAGCCCATGGCCTCTGCGGGTGGACCCCCCACCCGCTCCTGAGCCTCCCCGGGGCCTCTGGCCGGCTGCCTCTGATACTCGGCCATCAGGGCGTCAATGTCGAGGACGCTGGACCTGTAGCCATCTTTGATTTTACCCGGAAATGTCTCGCTGACCACCTCCGTCTTCCTTCTGATGAGGACATCACTGGCTCTGGGGCGACTTTTAAAAGCTGGGGGCGTCTTGGGGGCACTGCTGGGGGGTGTCCTGTTCCCACTCTCCTTCCAATCGCTGTGGAAACCAGTGCCATCACCCAGTCCCCGGTGAACCCATAAAGCACTGGTATCGGTGATCCTTTCACTGGAAGGATCCAGAATCCTGTCCCCAAGAGGTACTGGGAGGTCTGCCGGCCTCTTTGGACTCTTTGGAAAGCTTGCATTGTCGTGCTCTCTGCCCTGGGCCCGGTTTTTACTGCCCACGGCCTCCAGTGGCTCTCCGTGGTTAAGAGAAACCAAAGTAGATGTTAAAGGATGAGGCAATGGAGGTGTGGCTATTTTTCTGGAATATTCCGCCGTGTTTTCAGGCCCGGGCTTAACAACGCTCTTTGCTTTTTGGGTGTCAGGAATCTGGTAAGTCACTGCAAAAAACGTCGCCTTGGGCTCCCCAGAGGACCCTTGCTTTGCCGCTGGAAAAGCCCAGTCCTGTGAAACACCAGGCTTCACCTGCTGGGTCTCCGCCCTagtgtgggggggtgggggggttcttAAGGCACCTGCGGTGGGGCTCAAGTAATCTGTCCGTCTCTGCTCTGCCTTTGAAGAGTGCTCTGGGGCCAGGAAGCTGAATTCGTCAAACTTCACGTCGTGGGGTAAAGTCCGCCGCCTCCACCTCTCCAATCTCTGGTCCCCGGGACTCACCTTCCGCATCCTGGCTTCCGGCCTCGGTTCACCCTGGCCGGCGGCCACAGCGAGGGGCCCCTTCTGCACCAGTGCGTCCGGGTGTGGccgggctctggagtcagagggCTCGCCCTTAGCCCTGGAGGGAGGCCCCAGAGGGCACTCGCAGGGGGCACCCCTCTCTCCCGGCTTGATTCCGGCCCCTTCGGTCCCCTGGTGCTGGGCCTCCCGGATGGCAGCCTGGATGGTCCTCACAGAGGTGGCCTCGGGGCTCGGTTCCGAGCCTCTCTCTTCACTGACCACCACGGTGGCTTTCTGCCAGCTCGAAGTCGCCCCACCTGTCCACCTGGGTGACAGGCAATTGCCTCCAAATGTGTCCTTTGGCTCTCGGGGGGATTCAGGCTTTGGCCCACTGACCTCACGCGTCCCTCGAGCTTCCCAAATCAAACTCGCCCTTTGGACGGAGCCCACCTGGCCTTCCAGCCTGCACTCGGGGTCAGCGGGGGTGACCTCGCGGGACAGCGAGAGCCGAGACCTGCTGCTCCGGAGCGTCACCGCCTTCTCCTCCGGCGCCCTGGGGACGGCCTCACTGTGCGCGCGCTCCCCCACCGCGTGCACGATGTCGTACTTGGGCTCGACCCTCTGCGACGCGGGAGGGCTTTCCGAGCTCTGGTGGAAGGGGCTGTTACTGCCCTTTTCGCCCAAAGGGCATTTTTCCAGGAGGGAGGACGTGCGATGCTGTTTGGGCTCACCATTGGAGAAGGTGGTTCGCCTCGATGTCTCGGGGTCGGGATTTTCAAACCACTCCCTCTTCAGGTATGTCGTCTGGGGCAAAGAGTTTCTCCCTTGGAGCCTGGATCTGAGCTCCAAGAGATCGGCCACGTCCCTGGGGGTCGTGGCCAAGGGACAGCATCCTGACTGGTCAGCCACGGTGTGTTTCTCCACACGATGCTCATACACCGTGGCCCACACGGTCTGGAAGCTTCGATCGTCTTCTGGAGTGCCGTCGGAAGGGCTCAGAGCCCCCACCACGCTTTCACCCCGACAGCCGTCGGGCACTTGGTTAGAACTGTCTTTCCGCTCCGTCTGCCTGGGCTTCTCCTGGGGCGTCTCAGGCTTCCAGGGGCTTCT contains these protein-coding regions:
- the KIAA1671 gene encoding uncharacterized protein KIAA1671 homolog isoform X1; its protein translation is MATRVEVGSLSPLTGVPGLGELSKEETLTRTYFRQAGDPARAPSALLLEGKSPLRSPVRLLPLPRLAPKPFSREKAADVVIPPWPSPTRPSLTRGLSQDTEGPDLDEMPGLVGQEGGSGGSLRGSSLFDKAAVARPSPSPSTVILFETTKAGPTLGKGVSQGAQEADAGVSQGPPSGSRPEVATKPALPARKPAGSLPRPASLSQDRRPVATQEDTGPKEPLSKASSVEDAGSPSVEPRPRLKRRPVSAIFIESIQPQRPGPGGAAAMGKVPPTPPEKTWMRRRPRPLSVDLTARFESREALQRRVVDEATTGTPAQRWGPERPDPEPKVDFECLVKAEAPLHDQDSDFLQVARKIQERKEKMLLKQVNTGSLQTAGGSAKVSPTDDRNLGEEKAKLDGEPEEAPRVPESPPPKPGKGQDIAEIKSRGADGDIWAGGERPPRGGLKKRVSLLGEESASALAAGSEPPPATPESPLAAPQSERAGVSVQERIKGWAVESSEAKLEIRRRAVQARPLSADLTKLFSSAASSNEVKYEKSSELSGELPKEPRDKQKEGHDVDAASVPRSPWKPETPQEKPRQTERKDSSNQVPDGCRGESVVGALSPSDGTPEDDRSFQTVWATVYEHRVEKHTVADQSGCCPLATTPRDVADLLELRSRLQGRNSLPQTTYLKREWFENPDPETSRRTTFSNGEPKQHRTSSLLEKCPLGEKGSNSPFHQSSESPPASQRVEPKYDIVHAVGERAHSEAVPRAPEEKAVTLRSSRSRLSLSREVTPADPECRLEGQVGSVQRASLIWEARGTREVSGPKPESPREPKDTFGGNCLSPRWTGGATSSWQKATVVVSEERGSEPSPEATSVRTIQAAIREAQHQGTEGAGIKPGERGAPCECPLGPPSRAKGEPSDSRARPHPDALVQKGPLAVAAGQGEPRPEARMRKVSPGDQRLERWRRRTLPHDVKFDEFSFLAPEHSSKAEQRRTDYLSPTAGALRTPPPPHTRAETQQVKPGVSQDWAFPAAKQGSSGEPKATFFAVTYQIPDTQKAKSVVKPGPENTAEYSRKIATPPLPHPLTSTLVSLNHGEPLEAVGSKNRAQGREHDNASFPKSPKRPADLPVPLGDRILDPSSERITDTSALWVHRGLGDGTGFHSDWKESGNRTPPSSAPKTPPAFKSRPRASDVLIRRKTEVVSETFPGKIKDGYRSSVLDIDALMAEYQRQPARGPGEAQERVGGPPAEAMGSNPERPGQQGAVDWRRRSLKGGPEAEGPRKQASFAEINSSSTPGSGKQPAETPGTPTDTKFSPPLWALPHPAAPERSPGASSGPAVPRKKGLRVAEDEQKAFASKHHGAKGQNHPAESKPTTSWGDPGSGDCVPPKSSPAGQKTGAPRTSLGRGEEGSVAQWGDNPQDWGRSLLDVRRACSEKGPPVRIQEGLSVMQEARERRREQLKGRPSLPRESPEAKETKMQPCRQELGNRDSQKVPPQDLGREQALQDHELQLRQVTPTAAGPRRSHSFCKDRRSGPFMDQLKQCFSRRTPEAKDTDTLVQEADSQYGTWTDQHQSGESLAPESPSPDSSATSARKQPPSSRLSSLSSQTEVTSAGDQHDCSRDQRSTSVDRSSTDLESTDGMEGLPPLDTCPVKTVDDFSFIDQTSVLDSSALKTRVQLSKRSRRRAPISHSLRRSRVSKSESRSPLEEEADSTWMFKDSTEEKSPRKEESDEEEKPPRAERTPVSRPQRMPVFPGVDPAALKAQLHKKPEADSPSETPGWAPQPKTPKSPFQPGGLGSRVLPSSVDKDERSEEPSPQWLKELKSKKRQSLYENQA